Proteins from a single region of Lasioglossum baleicum chromosome 1, iyLasBale1, whole genome shotgun sequence:
- the LOC143221198 gene encoding uncharacterized protein LOC143221198 translates to MDRAEDVYYDGMEYLREHLSRLRPPCSSPLANSTMVLPTVPVSQTKVVKLPRIDIPTFDGDFSKWRSFEARFTSAIVRNNSLSDAVRLEYLLAALKGEALAAVEHLDLVDDNFKIAWDRLKEIYDNERFIVQALLHRLHSLQSMKLEELDTLKQFTVHYRNTLEALHKLGKTSEDHHLVYFVTRQFDKELSSEWRKYLGNSKQYPTYKQLEEFMLTQAASFAEMDQPRNPLLTIAKPSDRARQKANAHVIGETDRRRPPCPLCNEIHSVRDCDIFRRLRPLARYNIVKDLRACINCLSTEHTLANCSSKNVCRECRGKHHTLLHREDGTSAREPRRPTRQSYDTADSSTVSSSTPIIPSPVRHEELPLTLTEPCNNVTSHFAEAAPPVEQSVLLATAIVKVYAPDGRSRLARALIDQGSQSSFITTNLVQHLHLKKLRSPISVTGLGGEHASNIDYSAQIRIGANGASTPVTSTRAFIVRQISQYVPPPFKLVDYESFSDLLLADPTPASSQRIELLLGAELFSEIIRPGIRRSRVGEPIALNTIFGWILSGSINNEVTSHPTIAAHQEVRGDPLEKVLSRFWETETIPTSNTLTTQEGQCEQHFKETYTRDATGRFTVKLPFNVSVPEDHLGDSFRGAVSSLKRLSTKLDRNASSRQAYVEFLREYENLGHMSRLEALDKTRSYIPHRGVIRENSLTTKLRVVFNASHKTSSGSSLNDLLHPGPKLQQDITTIILKWRLAEYVLVADIEKMFRQILVHTDDRKYQNILWNNATTNEIEAYELNTITYGTTCAPYLSMRVLKELNHLEGSKFPLASPVLEDSVYVDDVFIGAPDTTLLEQTRIQVCDLLARGGFHLRKWAGNDPGSLQKIPAAKHSHAVDFRSFKDSELKVLGITWIPSEDAFSFNLQSFVARHIQMTKRELISEIAKLYDPLGWLSPIIVRAKILLQQQWLEKIGWDDQVSKTTQDAWNSFCTDWSALNAIRVPRWIHYGPDTTELQIHGFSDASSDAFSCAVYARVVTIGGDTYTTLLAAKSRVAPIKTLSIPVLELNGAVMLTELIDHVLKSICVHADRIVCWTDSTIVLAWLRRHPATWKTTVANRTSKIHTTLPAAIWRHVPTDSNPADLNSRGVHAEKLLSSTFWITGPTWLKDNEERWPAQQVYETEEGRRKTTAHTAVNTEEWDVLLRSSSWPRLVRVFGYVREFINRTRYNKNAPRSGLTVSNLRDAEATIIRLVQTIAFCTEINASKEAKPLDTRSPLSKLNPFLDGKGLLRVGGRLKNSFLPWDTKHPIILPKHYVSDLIIRDTHLHTLHGGTQLTVATARQKYWILGIRDTARRIIHRCVKCARWRAQTSTQIMQDLVPSRCRPSFPFVNIGVDYAGPYQVRDSAGRGKKAHKAYIGVFICHATRAVHLELVHEYSTSAFLAAFDRFISRRGIPRTVTSDNGTNFVGASRELARDFTAVINSAELRDRCTELRVEWLFYPLGAPHHGGMQEAAVRSVKHHLRRIMGDFTPTAEEMATLLCRIEATLNSRPLTRVRDDADCLEVLTPGHFLTGSPLNARPTPSVTDVASSRLSRWQCIQKFHELLWLTWSREYLQELQSRYKWSSQQKQINEGDIVLIENPNLPPNKWEMGRIEKTFPDKDGNVRVVDVRTKTSVYRRPITRTCIWPVA, encoded by the coding sequence ATGGACAGAGCGGAGGACGTCTACTATGACGGGATGGAGTACCTGCGTGAGCACCTCTCGCGCCTACGGCCTCCATGCTCCTCGCCACTGGCTAACTCCACCATGGTATTGCCCACAGTCCCGGTGAGTCAAACCAAAGTCGTCAAACTCCCTCGGATAGACATCCCAACCTTCGACGGGGACTTTTCGAAATGGCGATCGTTTGAAGCACGATTCACCTCCGCGATCGTTCGTAATAACTCGCTGTCTGACGCCGTACGATTAGAATACCTCCTTGCTGCCCTGAAAGGAGAAGCGCTCGCGGCTGTAGAGCATCTCGACCTAGTGGACGATAATTTCAAGATTGCGTGGGATCGTCTCAAAGAAATTTACGACAACGAACGGTTCATAGTCCAAGCGTTACTTCATCGGTTACACTCGCTACAGTCCATGAAACTGGAAGAGCTTGATACCCTGAAGCAGTTTACGGTTCACTACCGGAACACCCTTGAGGCGTTGCACAAGTTAGGAAAGACGAGCGAGGATCACCATCTCGTCTACTTCGTTACTCGCCAGTTTGACAAAGAACTCTCTAGCGAGTGGAGAAAATACCTAGGTAATTCCAAACAATATCCGACGtataagcaattagaagaattcatGCTCACGCAAGCCGCGTCGTTCGCGGAAATGGATCAACCGCGGAATCCGCTCCTAACCATCGCCAAACCGTCGGATCGCGCGCGTCAGAAAGCAAACGCTCACGTTATAGGGGAAACCGACCGTAGACGACCGCCGTGTCCACTCTGTAACGAAATACACTCGGTACGTGACTGCGATATATTTCGGAGGCTGCGCCCGCTCGCTCGTTACAACATAGTAAAGGACCTCCGCGCGTGCATTAACTGCCTAAGCACGGAACATACATTGGCCAATTGCTCAAGCAAAAACGTGTGTAGAGAGTGCCGCGGAAAGCACCATACGTTGTTACATCGCGAAGACGGAACCTCGGCTAGGGAACCACGAAGACCTACTCGACAAAGCTACGACACCGCTGACTCATCGACTGTCTCGTCGTCTACCCCGATAATACCCTCGCCCGTACGGCATGAAGAGCTGCCGTTGACACTCACGGAGCCCTGTAACAACGTCACTTCGCACTTTGCCGAAGCCGCTCCACCCGTCGAGCAATCCGTACTGTTAGCAACAGCGATCGTCAAAGTTTACGCACCGGACGGCCGGTCACGACTCGCGCGCGCCTTGATCGACCAAGGTTCTCAATCTTCATTTATTACTACGAACCTTGTGCAGCACCTCCACCTCAAGAAATTACGATCGCCGATTTCAGTCACAGGCCTCGGTGGCGAACACGCGAGCAATATTGACTACAGCGCACAGATACGGATAGGTGCGAACGGCGCTTCCACCCCGGTCACCTCCACCCGCGCGTTCATAGTACGTCAAATATCGCAATACGTTCCGCCCCCGTTCAAATTGGTCGATTACGAATCATTTTCCGATCTCTTGTTAGCTGACCCCACTCCTGCCTCGAGTCAACGTATCGAGTTGCTCTTAGGTGCGGAACTCTTCAGCGAAATAATCCGCCCGGGTATCCGACGCTCGCGAGTAGGCGAACCAATTGCTCTGAATACCATCTTCGGGTGGATACTCTCCGGGAGCATAAATAACGAGGTCACTTCACATCCTACAATTGCAGCACATCAGGAGGTCAGAGGGGATCCACTTGAAAAGGTGCTATCTCGCTTTTGGGAGACCGAAACAATTCCCACGTCGAATACTCTCACAACGCAGGAGGGTCAGTGCGAGCAGCACTTCAAAGAAACGTATACGCGCGATGCCACCGGTCGTTTCACAGTTAAGTTACCATTCAATGTATCGGTCCCTGAGGATCACCTCGGCGATTCATTTCGCGGTGCTGTCTCGTCGCTTAAACGCTTGTCAACTAAGCTCGACCGTAATGCATCAAGTCGGCAAGCCTATGTTGAGTTCCTCCGCGAATACGAAAATCTCGGGCATATGTCACGTCTCGAAGCGCTCGATAAAACGCGATCGTATATCCCGCACCGTGGCGTGATACGCGAGAACAGTTTGACGACCAAATTACGCGTCGTATTCAATGCTTCGCACAAAACGTCGAGTGGGTCCTCCCTCAACGATCTGCTGCACCCAGGACCGAAGTTGCAACAAGACATTACGACGATAATTCTAAAATGGCGACTTGCCGAGTATGTTCTCGTCGCGGACATAGAGAAGATGTTCCGACAAATTCTGGTACATACTGACGACCGGAAATATCAAAATATTCTCTGGAACAACGCGACCACGAACGAGATAGAGGCATACGAACTCAACACCATCACTTACGGAACTACGTGTGCCCCGTACTTGTCCATGCGCGTCCTTAAAGAACTTAATCACCTCGAGGGTTCGAAGTTTCCGCTTGCGTCACCGGTACTGGAGGATAGCGTCTACGTGGACGACGTGTTCATCGGAGCACCGGACACGACATTGTTAGAGCAAACGCGTATCCAAGTGTGCGACCTACTGGCTCGAGGCGGGTTTCATCTAAGAAAATGGGCCGGCAACGATCCGGGGAGCCTCCAAAAAATTCCGGCTGCAAAACACTCCCACGCCGTAGATTTTCGGAGTTTCAAGGATTCGGAACTGAAAGTTCTCGGGATCACTTGGATCCCATCCGAGGACGCATTTTCTTTCAACTTACAGAGCTTCGTCGCCCGCCACATCCAGATGACCAAGCGCGAGCTGATCTCAGAAATAGCCAAATTGTACGACCCATTGGGATGGTTATCTCCGATCATAGTACGAGCGAAGATTTTACTACAACAGCAGTGGCTAGAGAAGATCGGTTGGGACGATCAAGTGTCAAAAACGACGCAGGACGCATGGAACTCGTTCTGTACAGACTGGAGTGCACTTAATGCGATACGGGTCCCAAGGTGGATCCACTACGGTCCAGATACGACCGAATTGCAGATCCATGGATTCAGCGATGCATCAAGCGATGCATTCTCTTGTGCAGTCTACGCACGGGTGGTTACGATCGGCGGCGACACATATACCACGTTGCTCGCCGCAAAATCACGAGTGGCGCCTATAAAAACGTTGTCAATACCCGTATTGGAGTTGAACGGGGCTGTAATGTTGACGGAGCTAATTGACCACGTCCTCAAATCCATCTGCGTCCACGCGGACCGCATCGTTTGTTGGACGGATTCCACTATCGTCCTCGCCTGGCTCAGGAGACATCCCGCCACTTGGAAAACTACAGTAGCAAACCGAACGTCGAAGATTCACACGACGCTACCGGCGGCGATCTGGAGGCACGTGCCCACGGATTCGAATCCAGCGGATTTGAATTCGCGTGGGGTCCACGCCGAAAAGTTGTTATCATCTACCTTCTGGATCACGGGACCGACCTGGCTGAAGGACAACGAGGAGCGGTGGCCTGCCCAACAGGTGTACGAGACGGAAGAGGGAAGGAGGAAGACGACGGCTCACACGGCGGTAAACACCGAGGAATGGGACGTCCTGCTTCGGAGCTCTAGCTGGCCTCGCTTGGTACGCGTGTTCGGTTACGTTCGCGAGTTTATCAACAGAACGCGTTACAACAAAAATGCTCCGCGGTCGGGTTTAACCGTTTCTAACCTTCGAGACGCGGAAGCCACGATAATTCGGTTAGTACAAACAATCGCATTCTGTACTGAAATTAACGCGTCCAAAGAGGCAAAACCTCTCGATACTCGCTCTCCTCTTAGTAAGCTCAACCCCTTTTTAGACGGCAAGGGCCTTTTACGAGTAGGCGGCCGACTAAAAAATTCGTTTCTGCCATGGGATACAAAACACCCTATAATCCTCCCCAAGCATTACGTTTCGGATCTCATTATACGGGACACGCATTTGCACACACTACACGGAGGAACGCAACTGACCGTGGCTACGGCGCGTCAAAAATACTGGATCCTTGGCATCCGCGACACCGCGCGCCGCATTATCCATCGGTGCGTGAAATGCGCGAGATGGAGAGCTCAAACCTCTACCCAGATAATGCAAGACTTAGTACCATCACGTTGTCGCCCATCCTTTCCGTTCGTGAACATCGGTGTCGACTACGCGGGGCCGTATCAGGTGCGCGACTCAGCTGGTCGGGGAAAAAAGGCTCATAAAGCCTATATCGGTGTTTTTATTTGTCATGCTACTCGCGCCGTTCATCTGGAGTTAGTCCACGAGTACTCGACCTCAGCATTCCTCGCGGCCTTCGACCGCTTCATTTCCCGGCGTGGTATTCCGCGAACAGTCACATCCGATAACGGTACAAACTTTGTCGGCGCCTCGCGCGAGCTCGCCCGCGATTTCACAGCAGTTATTAATTCGGCGGAATTAAGAGATCGATGTACGGAGTTACGCGTCGAATGGTTGTTCTACCCCCTGGGCGCTCCACATCACGGGGGAATGCAGGAGGCCGCTGTGCGATCAGTTAAACATCATCTGAGACGCATAATGGGGGATTTTACTCCCACCGCCGAAGAGATGGCTACGCTCCTCTGTCGGATCGAAGCTACCCTTAATTCACGTCCATTGACTCGGGTGCGAGACGACGCGGACTGTTTGGAAGTCTTGACTCCCGGTCATTTTTTAACAGGCAGCCCGTTGAACGCGCGACCAACTCCCTCAGTTACAGACGTAGCGAGCTCGAGACTCTCGCGATGGCAATGCATCCAAAAGTTCCACGAACTTCTCTGGCTAACGTGGTCACGAGAATATTTACAGGAGCTTCAATCGCGGTACAAATGGTCCAGCCAGCAGAAACAGATTAACGAAGGGGACATCGTGTTGATAGAGAATCCGAATCTGCCTCCAAACAAGTGGGAAATGGGACGGATCGAAAAAACCTTCCCCGACAAGGACGGGAACGTTCGAGTGGTCGACGTTCGAACCAAGACTTCCGTGTATCGACGACCTATAACTCGGACCTGTATCTGGCCGGTCGCGTAG